ACCGTCGTCGAGGACTTCTATCGCCGGGTGCTGGCCGACGACGAACTGGCCGGCTTCTTCACCGGAACCAACATGGCCCGGCTCAAGGGCAAGCAGGTGGAATTCTTCGCCGCGGCGCTGGGCGGCCCTGTGCCGTACAGCGGCGCTGGAATGCGTCAGGTCCACCAGGGCCGCGGCATCGGCATGCATCACTTCAACCTGGTCGCCGGTCACCTCTCCGACAGCCTCGCCGGTGCTGGGGTGCCCGAACCGATCGTGGGCCAGATCATCGCTGCGATCGCGCCGCTGGCCGACGAGATCGCGACCGCGCGGACCGCCTAGACCGGTGCCGCCAGCGCGCGTGAACCGCACCGTGACCCGCCTTGCGACGGGTGTCTGGTGCCCCCAGTAGGGCTCGAACCTACGACCTGCGGATTAAAAGTCCGTAGCTCTACCAACTGAGCTATAGGGGCGCGAGATGACAGGGTACAAGATGACCGAAATTGGTGTTGCGACCACCGGGTTTGAAGATTTGGGCATCCGTACCCTAAGCTATCGAAGCTCCCAACGAACGAGGTTGATGAGTACCCCGGAGAGATTCGGATTAGGCCCCCATCGTCTAGTGGCCTAGGACGCCGCCCTTTCACGGCGGTAGCACGGGTTCGAATCCCGTTGGGGGTACGCAACACGGAAACGTGGAGCATGCTGGAAAGAGTAAGGCCCTGTGGCGCAGTTGGTTAGCGCGCCGCCCTGTCACGGCGGAGGTCGCGGGTTCGAGTCCCGTCAGGGTCGCCATCACGGCGAGGCACTTCGGTCAAAGGCCGACGGCCTTCCGGCCAGGTAGCTCAGTTGGTACGAGCGTCCGCCTGAAAAGCGGAAGGTCGCCGGTTCGATCCCGGCCCTGGCCACTGAGAGAACCCACCGGCGACGGTGGGTTTTTCTGTTTCTGGAGCATGTTTGCTCGGAAGCCCGAATCTGATATGTGACACATCGGCTGTACGTTGGCGTGACAGGCGGGATTGCCGCTCAACCTACTCCAACTATAGTTGCGTTACTCTAACTTTAGTTAGAGAAGCACGCGGATCATGCAGCTGAACAAGCCGTTCGCAACGGTGACGCCGACGCTCGACGGCGACGTGCTTGCCGTCCTGGCGAGTGCAGACGTCACGTTCACGATAAGCCAGGTCCAACGCATCCTCACCAAGGCGTCGGGGGAAGGCATCCGCAAGGTACTCAACCGGCTCACCGCGCAGGGCGTGGTGCTGCATGACGAGGTGGGTAGAACCCACACTTACCGCCTCAATGCCGAGCACCTCGCGGCCGAGCCCATCAGGATGCTGTCGCGGCTGAACTCCACGTTCCTCAGCAGACTGGAAGAGCACTTTGACGAGGAGTGGGGCAAGGATCTCAAGTACGCCGCGGTGTTCGGCTCCGCGTCGACCGGGCGCATGAAGCTCGACAGCGACATCGACCTGTTCTTGGTCCGCGGTGCCGAATCAGAAGACGACGATGTGTGGGACCAGCGGTTGACCGAACTTGCCCGGCTGCTCACCGCGTGGACCGGAAACGACGGCCGAATCGTCGAGTACAACGAGGATGAGTTCCGCGCCGCGGCCGCCGCAGGTGAGCCTCTGCTCCACGAGGTGTCGAAGCAAGGCCAGACCGTCGCGGGGACGCGGGCCTGGTTCAACGC
The window above is part of the Mycolicibacterium fortuitum subsp. fortuitum genome. Proteins encoded here:
- a CDS encoding group I truncated hemoglobin — protein: MTTIYDQIGGAEALETVVEDFYRRVLADDELAGFFTGTNMARLKGKQVEFFAAALGGPVPYSGAGMRQVHQGRGIGMHHFNLVAGHLSDSLAGAGVPEPIVGQIIAAIAPLADEIATARTA
- a CDS encoding nucleotidyltransferase domain-containing protein, which codes for MQLNKPFATVTPTLDGDVLAVLASADVTFTISQVQRILTKASGEGIRKVLNRLTAQGVVLHDEVGRTHTYRLNAEHLAAEPIRMLSRLNSTFLSRLEEHFDEEWGKDLKYAAVFGSASTGRMKLDSDIDLFLVRGAESEDDDVWDQRLTELARLLTAWTGNDGRIVEYNEDEFRAAAAAGEPLLHEVSKQGQTVAGTRAWFNAQLRAARKS